In Apus apus isolate bApuApu2 chromosome 5, bApuApu2.pri.cur, whole genome shotgun sequence, the following are encoded in one genomic region:
- the ARF6 gene encoding ADP-ribosylation factor 6, whose amino-acid sequence MGKVLSKIFGNKEMRILMLGLDAAGKTTILYKLKLGQSVTTIPTVGFNVETVTYKNVKFNVWDVGGQDKIRPLWRHYYTGTQGLIFVVDCADRDRIDEARQELHRIINDREMRDAIILIFANKQDLPDAMKPHEIQEKLGLTRIRDRNWYVQPSCATTGDGLYEGLTWLTSNYKS is encoded by the coding sequence ATGGGCAAGGTGCTGTCCAAGATCTTCGGGAACAAGGAGATGCGGATCCTGATGCTGGGTCTGGACGCGGCCGGTAAAACCACCATCCTGTACAAACTGAAGCTGGGCCAGTCCGTTACCACCATCCCCACCGTGGGCTTCAACGTGGAGACGGTTACTTACAAAAACGTCAAGTTCAACGTGTGGGATGTGGGGGGCCAGGACAAGATCCGCCCCCTCTGGAGGCACTACTACACGGGCACGCAGGGGCTGATCTTTGTGGTGGACTGCGCCGATCGCGACCGCATCGACGAGGCCCGCCAGGAGCTGCACCGCATCATCAACGACCGGGAGATGCGGGACGCCATCATCCTCATCTTCGCCAACAAGCAGGACCTGCCCGATGCCATGAAACCCCACGAGATCCAGGAGAAACTGGGCCTGACCCGAATCAGGGATAGGAATTGGTACGTGCAGCCCTCCTGTGCTACTACAGGGGATGGACTCTATGAAGGGCTGACATGGTTAACATCCAACTATAAATCCTAA